AATCTATTGTAGATAAGTAAAAGCGGACTGAGTTGTAATAGTACTTTCTTGGTTGGTGTCTTGGTGATGTACGCAGTGACCAACATGCTTTGCTATTTCAGGACTTTTTATATATGGAACTGCCAAAGGCAGGATGATTattcttattttttataattaagattaaatatATTACTTCAATACTTAAAGTTTGTTACTCCTCCTGTTTTAGTTCAAAAGGCGTAGTTTAATTGGATAAGAAATTTAATAAACACACGAAGTTAATAGGCAATTTCTAGATTATGAACTCTAGaattcagaggaagaagatgaagaatgTCTAGAAGAAGACTAGAGAGAAGTTCGAGAGAGAATGAGTGGAGAAGATAATAAAAtcatatattttcattttttttaagcaATCCACTAGGCATAGCCTAGGGTTAGTTTTTATTAATATATAAAAGGAGAAACAAAGTGTCATGAAATCTTAAAAAGAGCACGAAATAAATTTTGTAAACTTCATAAGACCTATTATCAAAGTTGAGTAATGTACTCAAAGTTGATATCACACAAAGTCTAATAAAATTTGTATAACTAAAAGGCAGCCCATACAATTCATGCATTAGTATACGTCTTTCTCCTTCGCATTTGCTTCTATCCAGTTGCAATTTATGTCTTGCTGTTTGCATACATAACTCTTTTCTATGTGGCTTATCGATCGCAATGTCCAGTCCATTCCTCTGTTTGTGCTGCTGTATTATTCATGCATCCGATCTATTCTTCCAGCTTAAGATTGTTGAAATTCATTAGCCACGCTTTATCTGCATTCAACATGTAATGTCGACCTAGTGGTGCCTCCTAGGAAACTGCACGCGTACGCTGACTCTTCTGTCGCTATTGCTTAATGAGAGCAGTGTATTCCCACGCGTATACTCTTTTCGTTCGATCCCTTTGCTGTTGTTGCGCCGAAGATGAGAGCACTGACCATTGTTTAATCACTAGCCATTATTTAATTACTACCTTTGTCGAACACAGAGCTGGAGCATCCTTGTGCTCGCACATGCTGTAATCCAGCATTTCTCGAATTGTGCAAATGTAGTGCATGCTCAAATGTCAAAGCATTCATGTCCAGCATGCATTACATTTCCAGCGTGCATTTCCATGTGAAACCAGGCGTGCCTCCCTGTTGGAATTTAAAATatactctcaaaatagcatgCCCCAACTGCTTTGGTTGTGACAGCTGCCACCATCCATGCGTGCATCAAGATTCTTTGAACAGGTAACTGCACGCGTGCGCTGATTCTTCCGTCCCTACAGTCCTTTTGATTCCTTGCATTCTCGATTGCGCTGCCCAGACCAGTTATATAATCCATAGAGACAGGCTTTTATTGTAGAATCCAAAATCACGTGGCCTCCACTTATAGCTGAAGCATACGAATTGTATCCCAAAGTACCACCACAGATTTCCATGTGTATTACATTTTCCCATGTAATACTTTTGTTCGACACCATGTTTTGTCTTCCACGCTTTCCACATTAACCATGTGCGCACATGAAAGGGTTTCTCGAAATCACTACAGCCCACAATGCTTAGTTCGATTTATTAAAATTAGCCGGATGTTTGCAGCGTCCATAATGTGAGTTTACAGCTTTTGTCGTAAAGCTGATTTGTATTTTGTTTCCAAAACGCATGCTTAATTCTTTTTCCATTCCCTTGACCAGATCCTGTCGAGTGCCATTCATGTTCCAGCAATAAACAATTAAAGAACATGATTTCCTACAAATTCTCTAGCGTGTTGGTGCAAAATTCAAACGATTTGGCATCTGTTACTGTCCAGAACTTCACGTGCCCATCTTGTTTTCCCATGTTATTTCAATACTTCCCTTTGATGTGGATGACAACCATGAAATGAACATTGTAAAAGTGCCAAAGCCCACCTTTAATGTCCTCCCAGTGGATTGAATGCAATGCATTAATACCACCACTTAAGATTCAACTATAAGATTAGGCTTTAGCTTCGATGAAATACCTGCAAAAAAGTGAAAAACGTTAGCGAAAAAATTGCTATCCAAACTCTCCTCAAGAATGATTCGAGTCCGATAACAAAAAGAATCCTCTTTTCCTCCTAATTCCTTGCAACCTTCACTCTTATGTAAGGACATTGCATCTTATCTTCGTTAATAATCCTCCTTCCTTTTGAGTCCATATCCCAGAAACCATGGCATTCAGTATTTCCTTCATCTAGAGCATAATTGGCAAGGTGGTCTGCTAATGTATTTCCTTCTCTGAATATGTGTGTGACCTTGATGATACTTTGTTCCTTCAATCTTAAAATCTCCTCTACATGTTCAGTAATATACCAAGGAGGCTTCCATGATTTTTCTATAATGTTCTTTAATAGCATAGAATCTGTCTGCAGCCATATCTGGAAATAATTAAGATTTTTGCACATCTTCAATGCCTCCACAATAGCTACCGCTTCTGATTCGTTGTTAGTTCCTTTAGAAATCTCCCTTCCTTCTGCATATATCAAATCACCTACCTCATCTCTTATGCAGAAACCAATTGAACTCCTCCCTGGGTTCCCTCTACATGCTCCATCCGTATTCACTTTGATCCATCCTCTTGAAGGAAATTCCTATAAAACTTTATCATATTTCAGTCGAGGTGTGTATTTCTCCATCATTGTCAGTAAGTCCAGCCACTTCTGAGGCACACGTAATCCAGGCTTTTTCAGTTGGACAAGTGCTTGCACAATAAACGACACCTGGTAAATAACTCTGCTCACTGACACTGCTTCTCCATATTTCAAACTGTTTCTTCTCTTCCAAAGTTCCCATACAATGCATGCAGGTAAAGCTTGTGATACTGACTTCAATATAGGTACAACTGGTGTTGTCCAACACTTTGTAATTGCTTGATGTAATGACAACCCATCTAATGCAATTCCTGCTCTCCTCAGGAAGTAAGTCTAAACACTTCTAGCTGCATTGAATGTGAAGAACAGATGTAGTAATGACTCCTCCTTAGGATCAGCACAACACCAACATTTAGATGGCATTGAGTATCCTAGTTTACGCAAGAAATCATCAAGTGGCAGTTTGGCTTTCCACACCTTCCACAGGAAGAAAGATATCTTGAAAGGTAAACCTTTTACCCATATCATCTTGTAAGCTAATCTTGGGTTGGCTCTTCTTCGCACGTAATCCCATGCAGACTTTACTGTAAAATGTCCCCTTGTTTCAAGCATCCAGAAAGGAGTATCTAACTGTGAACTTTCAGTTGGTGGTCTAATATTCTGCACAATGTGGTGTGCCAAATCTTCAGGTAGGCTCTCAAACATTTTATCCACATTCCACATACCATTTTCAACCATATCATTGACATTATGAATATCCTCATCGATACCAAACTCTGCAGGTACTTGAAAATATAAGGCTCCTATCTCAGTCCAATTGTCGAACCAGAATAGAGCTGATCCCATTCTCAGTTTCCAGTAGATTTGATGCTCAATCAAGTCCCTACATTTTAGCATTTTTCTCCACGCGTGGGATCCACCCTTCCAAGGTACAATTACTGCATTTAGTTTCTTGCAGTACTTTTGACTAATAAATGCACTCCACAAACTGGGCTTTGTCCTGAAATTCCACTATAATTTGCAGAATAGTGCCTTGGATACATCATGTAGGGACCTAAAACCTATGCCTCCCTCCTTATAAGGCATACAAAGGTTAGTCCAAGACGCCCAATGTCTAGTGCTGCCTCCCACATTGCTGCTCCAGAAAAACTTGGCAAAAACGCTATGTAATTTGTTGATCACATAACTTGGTGGATTAACTGCTGACAACATATGAATTGGGATACTCTGCAGGACATTTGCGATCAAAACCGCTCTGCCTCCTACAGATAGGAGTTTGCCTTTCCATGACTGCAATTTGTCCATAACCCTGGTGATTAATCCCTGGTAATAGTCTCCCCTTCTTCTTGCATAAAAAATAGGACATCCGAGATAGGTCATAGGGAAACCTTGTCTTCTTATGCCTGTAATCCTTTCCACCTTGTTAATCACCTCATTATCCGTTAAATGATGCAGGTATATGgctgatttggctttgttcacCAGTTGACCAGATGATGATTCATAAGCTTGCAAAACCTCCATGACAAGTCTCAATGAAGTTTCATCAGATGAGCAGAAAATGATCATATCATCAGCGTATGATAGATGATTTATTTTTGGGCTCCATTTTGGCATTCCAAATCCACAGAAATACAGGTTAGTGTGTAGTGAATTCAATCCCCGAGAAAGTGCTTTTGCTGCTAGAATGAATAGAGTTGGTGACAAAGGGTCACCCTATTTAACTCCCCTCGATGATTTAAAGAATCCATTAGGCTGACCATTTATAAGAATAGAGTACCAATTGTTCCCAATCAAATCAAAGATCAAGCCAATAAAAGCTTCAAGAAATCCCATTTTCCATAGTATTTTGGTCAGGAATAGCCATGAAAGCCTATCGTAAGCTTTTGTCATATCAAGCTTAATCACAACGTTTGGACCTGCTTTTGTTCTCAACCTGATACCCTTAATGATTTCTTGAGTTAGCAGCACATTCTCAACTATGCTTCTGCCCTTTACAAAACCTGCATGTTCCTCTGAGATTATGCTTCTGCTTCTGTCATATTGAATGAAGCAACCGTGTAATTACAATATATATAGTTAGGTAATTAACTGCTAATCTGACTCAACTAATTGACCTCTTAACTAATTAATGGACATCTAACTACCGGTAATTAAGAAGACTAAAAAGACTAAAATGCTCTTACACTTTAACACTTATGTTACCCCTTtatcaacactccccctcaagctaggAGGTGAGAAAATATTTAGAACTCCTAGCTTGGACATTAGGTGTTCATATTGAACTCTGGAGAGACCTCTAGTAAGAATGTCTGCAGGCTGATCTTTGCTAGGAATGTACTTTGTTACTATCAACCCTTGTATTATTCTTTCTCTTATAAAGTGACAATCTATTCCGATATGCTTGGTTCTCTCATGGTATACAGGATTAGTTGCAATCTGATGAATAGCAGCTTTACTATCACTGTATACCTCAATAGGCAAGGTTACTTCAATGCCAATTTCTTTCATGAGACCTTGTAGCCAAATGAGTTCAGCTACTGTGGCTGCAATGCTTATGTATTCAGGCTCTACAGAACTCCTAGATACTATTGTTTGTTTCTTTGATTTCCAGGCTACTAATGAGTCTCCTATCTTGATTAAGTGCCCTGTTACTGATTTTTTAGTAATTGGACATGTTGCCCAGTCTGCATCACAATAGGcagtattgttgttgttgtttgaacTAGATAATAGAATCCCTCTTCCAGGTTGGTTCTTGATATATTTGACAATCCTCATTGTTGCTTCCATATGTGATTTTTTAGACTATTGTAAGAACTGACTAAGTGTTTGAACACTGAAGGAAATACCGGGCCTGGTCATTGTTAAATAAAGCAGTCTACCTATCAATCTCTGATATGAGTTAATTTCAGCAGGAGGATCATCTGTTAACTGATTTTTACAGTGATTATCATATTTTCTGGTTGTCAGTTTAGCATTATTGTCTAGTAGAGTAGCAATGGGTCTAGCAGCACTCAATCCAAGTTTTGATATAAGCTCTAGAGTATATTTCCTTTGATGCATTAGTATCCCTTGTTTAGATCTTGCAAACTCAATATCTAAGAAATACTTTAGCTCACCCAGGTCCTTCCTTTTAAACACTTGATGCAAGCTGTTTTTTGTTTCTTCAATCAATTTCAAACTATCACCTGTTAtcagcatatcatcaacatataccaaaaCCATAGTAGTACCCTTAGAAGTCTTCTTAATAAATAAAGAGTGATCAAACTGACTTTGTTTAAAGCCAAATTTTATTAGAGCTTCAGTTAACTTTGCATTCTATTGTCTTGGAGCTTgttttaaaccatacaaagatTTGATGGGCCTGCATACTTTCTCTCCCTGGCTCTTAAATCCTTATGGAAGCTCTATGTAGATTTCATCATATAAATCTCCTTGAAGAAATGTATTATACACATCCATCTGGTGTATATGCCATTTTTCTTTTGCTGCAATTGCAAGAACTATTCTAACAGTCTTCATTTTAATTATTGGAGAAACGATTTCTTGATAATCAATTCCCTCTTTTGACTGTATCCCTTTGCTACTAATCTAGCTTTAAACCTTTCAATTTCACCTGAAGCCTTATACTTCACTTTATAAATCCACTAACACCCTATTGATGTTTTTCCTTCAGGTAAGGAAACTATGTCCCATGTATGATTATTCTGTAATGCATCAATTTTTGTTTTCATTGCTTCTATCCATCTTGGATCTTTTATTGCTTCTGCATAAGTTGTAGGCTCACTAACACTTGAGGAGGTATCAATAAAAGTTCTATATGATGAAGACAGGCCTTCATAACTGATGTAGTTTGATATAAGATATGGAACTTCTTGATGAACATTGAGTGACATAAAGTCACTTAACCATATAGGTGGTCTTTTTCCCCTATCATTTCTTCTATGTCCAGTCTGAACTACTGGATTTATGTTATGCATAAATCATGTAGTTGATATTTCAAGTCTCTCAGAGTCTCTATTTTGAGGTTCTTGATATAAACTATCCATGACTTGATTCTCACTAGAATTATCTTGTATAGGTTCATGAATATGACCAAGTTCTATTTCATATTTGGAGTTTGAACTACTGTCTGATTATGTACCTGTATATAATCAGGTATTGAAAATTAAAGATCTTGCAACTGAGAATTTGAAGTTGAGAATATAGGAGCTGAACAATATTCTTTCCTTTTGAAAGGGGAGACATCTTCTCTGAAGACTACATCTCTATTAACAAAGAATACCCTATCATGTAAGTCATACAATAGATATCCTTTTGAGTCTCTGCATATCCCATGTGAACTGCAGTTTTGATTCTTTAGGATAGTTTGTCATGTTGATAAACTATCTTTGCATAACATAGACACCCTAACACCCTTAAGTGAGTATATGAAGGTGACTTCTGATATAGTTTTTCATAGGGAGTCTTATTGTTGATGACAACACTTGGAAGTCTGTTTATGAGGTAAACAACAGCAGTTACACAATGATCCCAAAATCTTATAGGTATTTCAGCTTGGCATCTAATTGTCTTGGTGACCTCTAAAATGTGCATGTGCTTCTTTTCAACAACTCCACTTTGTTGAGGAGTGTAAGCACATGAAGTTTGATGAACAATCTCAAACTTCTTAAACATTTCATTGCATACTAAGTTTATAAACTCAATACCATTATCAGTTCTAACAATTCTAACAATTTTGTCAAATTGAATTTTAATTAGGACCACAAACTGTTGTAACAAAACACACACTTTTGACTTTTGTTTAAGCAAAAACACCCAAGTCATTCTTGAAAAATCATCCACTATAGTTATGAAGTATTTATTACTATTATATGTAGGAGTCCTGTATGGTCCCTATAGATCCATATGTACTAGATCAAACTTGCTTACAGATTTAATGCTACTGATAGGAAATGGTAATCTTGACTGTTTAGCACAAGGACAAACTACACATTGCTTTACTGTATCGACTATAAGATCAGTTTTACTATGAAGTAACTTTTTGAGAAATGTGGATGAAGCATGACCAAACCTCTTGTGCCAAAGATCCCTTTCCTTTGTTGTAGTTGAATTACTCTGGTCACTTTCCTTTATTCCAGCTGTTACTGCTAAAGATGTTCCAACCACTTGTCTTTCTAGTATATAGAGTCCATCATCCTCCCTACCAATCGCCCTCACCTTCCCACTGAAGAGTTCCAGAAATACATAGAAATCAGGGAATAAGGCTGTTTTTGTCAGTTTAGATACTGATAATAAATTGAATTTAAATGATAGAACATAAAACACATTAGTAATTGTGTTTCCTTATGATATGGCGCTAGCACCAGTGTGTGTCACATAGGAAATATCTCCATTTGGCATGAATATTTTCTTTGGTTTTTTCAGACTGAATTACAATAGACTCATTTAACATATTCAAATTAGCCACCATATGGTTTGTGGCTCCTGTATCTATTATCCACTCTTGGAGACTATTGGAAACCATCAGGGCATAAATAATACATGTTGTGTTGGCTGCAGGAGTTGTAATTGTGCTTGAAGACTGACTGGTTCCAGACTTGTTAAGTAGTTGAAGTATTCAATCATATTACTCTCTTGAGATTGTGCATCCTGTCATCTGATTCAATTGGTTGAAATTGAGTCCATTCATAGTCCTTTTATCCTTATATCCTTGATTTATATTCATATTAACACTTTGTAAAGAACTCTTTACATCATTACAACCATTATATGTCTGTTGCACCATATTGTCAGTCATGACATTGTAGGCAACATTGGTTCCTGCCCCCCTTTTTTTTTGGTCTATAATTAGGTGGATAGCCCACAATCATGTAGCAATTTTCTTTGCTATATCCTTTGAGTTTACAAAAGTCACACTGAATATTGTAGTTTTTCTTGAATCTTTGATTTCCTGTGGATCTTGAGTACATCACTGCATCAAAACTTCCTGACATCATTGCAGGATTGACACCTAAAATTCATGTGGCATTTGTTATTGACTTCTGACCTTCATCACTAATTATCATAGCATAAGCTTGATTAACCGTAGGTACTGGACTCCTAATTAGAATCTGACTTCTAGCCTGGACATATGAATCATTAAGTCCCATTAAAAACAGATACAACTTAAGTTTTTGAAGATATACCACAAACTACTTAGATTTAGGGCAATCACAACCTGGTGCAGGCACCAAGTCTTCAAACTCTTCCCACATATCCATAAGTTTCGAGAAGTATACTGAAATAGATGCAGTACCTTGAGACAATATTGCAATTTCTTTATGCATATTAAAAGACCTTGAATCATCTACCTTGTTAAACCTCTCAGATAAATCTTCCCAAACTACTTGGGCACAAGATGCATACATAATCCATCATAGAAGATTTTTAGACACAGAGTTCATAATCCACGAGAGTACAATTGCATTTACTCTCTCCTAGTGATTCCATAGAATTTTTGGAAATGTTTCTTTCTTACATGAGCCATCAATTAGTCCTAACCTATTTCTTCCTAGTAAAGCAACACACAAAGATAGATCCCAGATTGAGTAGTTTTCAATACCTGTGAGTTGAAATGGGATGATTTGAATATCGCTCACATCGGCTGGAAACATGAACAGAGGATCATTATAGTCGATTCCAATTGGTTAATTTTCAGTTCCAATAGTTGAATTTTCAACTCCAGAGTTCAATTGATCCCTTGCATGTTGTTGAGATCCAGATCCACGACCTAAACCTTGTTCGTTTTCCATTGACAAGAATTCACAAGATTTTCGGATTGTTTTTCCTGTAAATGAGAAAGATCGATAACACAAGCTAGAATTTCACGCTCTACTGCTCTGATACTATGAAGTTAATAGGCAATTTCTAGATTATGAACTCTAGaattcagaggaagaagatgaaaatgTCTAGAAGAAGACTAGAGAGAAGTTAGAGAGAGAATGAGTGGAGGAGATAATGAAATCatatatttttcatattgaaTAAAGCAACCATGTAATTACAATATATATAGTTAAGTAATTAACTGATAATCTGACTTAACTAATTGACCTCTTAACTAACTAATGGACATCTAACTACCGGTAATTAGGAAGACTGAAAAGACTAAAATGCCCTTACACTTTAACACTTATGTTACCCCTTTCTCAACAATacacaaatatttttaaaatttgtggtctACAATAATCATAGATATTTGTGTAGctataaataattttattaatggtAAATTAGAAGTGTAAAGTTAAATTAGTTTTTATATAAAAGGATATCAtactttttgggacatattaaaAAGGAAAGTATGTTATATATATTAGGATAGAGGGAGTTATATATATAATCTAAGCTC
The Nicotiana sylvestris chromosome 11, ASM39365v2, whole genome shotgun sequence DNA segment above includes these coding regions:
- the LOC138881808 gene encoding uncharacterized protein, with the protein product MGTLEEKKQFEIWRSSEFPSRGWIKVNTDGACRGNPGRSSIGFCIRDEVGDLIYAEGREISKGTNNESEAVAIVEALKMCKNLNYFQIWLQTDSMLLKNIIEKSWKPPWYITEHVEEILRLKEQSIIKVTHIFREGNTLADHLANYALDEGNTECHGFWDMDSKGRRIINEDKMQCPYIRVKVARN
- the LOC138881809 gene encoding uncharacterized protein, translated to MGSALFWFDNWTEIGALYFQVPAEFGIDEDIHNVNDMVENGMWNVDKMFESLPEDLAHHIVQNIRPPTESSQLDTPFWMLETRGHFTVKSAWDYVRRRANPRLAYKMIWVKGLPFKISFFLWKVWKAKLPLDDFLRKLGYSMPSKCWCCADPKEESLLHLFFTFNAARSV